The Methanothermobacter tenebrarum DNA segment TATGAAAGAGATGGACCCTGTTAGTAAGATGGAAGGGATTATATGTGAGTGATTATAAGATTGTTTTTTATGGGTTCTAGGTCTTTGAAGAGGGATATTTTGAAGAAATGTGAGGAATTTGGAGTTGGTCTTGCGGGTTTCGCGCCAGCTGAGAGGTGGAATAATCCTCCAAGGGAGCTCCCTCATAAATTTTCTAAGTGGATACCTGAGGAATTTCATCCTAAGTCAATATATCCAGAAGTTGCTACTGTTATTGTGATAGGATTTCCCATTCAGTTGCCTATTTTGGAGACTGCACCATCTATCTATTATCATGAGTTATATAAGACTGTGAATTCACTCTTGGATTTGAGGGCTTATGAACTTTCAATTTTCTTGAATGAGAAGGGTTATCCTTCTATTTATCTGCCAAGGGATGGGTATGCTACTGTGGAAGTGTTGCTTGAGAAGCCATTTGCCTTTTTCTCCCATAAACACGCAGCTTATCTTGCGGGTTTAGGCTCTTTTGGCCAGAACAATCTAATTCTAACCCGAGAATACGGGCCAAGAATCAGATTCACTTCCATATTCACTTCTGCTTCCATAAAGCCAGATCCTATAGAAGTCGAGGATTTATGTATAAGATGTCTTAGATGTGCGAGAAGCTGTCCAGTAGGAGCCATAAAAACAAAGGGAGAGTTCCCACCACCTATAGATAAGAAACTTTGTGCTATGAGGAGTGCGGATCTTTGGAGTAAGCATAAATCGCCTTGCGGTATTTGTATTAAGGTTTGCCCCGTGGGTGAGGATAGAAGATTATTTAACCGGATTGACATGTCAATATATGATGGTGAAGGCCCATTGGAGTATAAGCGTGCTTGGGATCATGTAAGAAGGTATGGGACTTTTTAGATTCTATTTTCTAGGGTGGTTAGTAAGGTTTATATATGATGTGTTTTCTAAAACAATATTGTCGGAAGAAGGTTTCCGGTTTCCGATAAATTTTGTGGAGGGAAAAATATGAATACACCAATAAACCCTGGCGACACAGCCTGGATGTTAATATCAACAAGCCTAGTACTACTCATGACAGTACCAGGAGTAGCACTATTCTACGGCGGACTAACAAAAAAAGAAAATGTACTAAACACAATGTTCATGTCCTTAATAGCATTCGCGCTAACAAGCATAATCTGGGTACTCTATGGTTACCCACTAGCATTCGGCAGCGACTTACATGGGCTAATAGGCAACCCAACAAACCTCCTAATGAACAATATCAACATCAATAGTCCTACACCACTAGCACCCACAATACCAGCCCTAATCTACATAGGATTCCAATTAACCTTCGCAGCCATCACCA contains these protein-coding regions:
- a CDS encoding 4Fe-4S binding protein, with protein sequence MKRDILKKCEEFGVGLAGFAPAERWNNPPRELPHKFSKWIPEEFHPKSIYPEVATVIVIGFPIQLPILETAPSIYYHELYKTVNSLLDLRAYELSIFLNEKGYPSIYLPRDGYATVEVLLEKPFAFFSHKHAAYLAGLGSFGQNNLILTREYGPRIRFTSIFTSASIKPDPIEVEDLCIRCLRCARSCPVGAIKTKGEFPPPIDKKLCAMRSADLWSKHKSPCGICIKVCPVGEDRRLFNRIDMSIYDGEGPLEYKRAWDHVRRYGTF